A single Leptospira kirschneri serovar Cynopteri str. 3522 CT DNA region contains:
- the cysS gene encoding cysteine--tRNA ligase — MIEIQFYNSLSGKKEKFSPSDPNRVTVYSCGPTVYNFAHIGNLRAFLFVDVLRRSLKLLGYGVDMTMNITDIDDKIIRDSIASKKNISEFTTPWTKAFFEDLKTVSAEILEHYPKATDSIPEMVDIIQKLQKKGFVYEKDENLYFSIQKFSNYGKLSKIDTSGMKTGTRYDTDEYEKEDVRDFVLWKSPKLEGETSWNTLVGTGRPGWHLECSAMIRKVYESGVDIHTGGVDLLFPHHENEIAQSEGAFPEESFVKTWLHSEHLLVDGQKMSKSKGNFYTLRDLIQQGLDPKAIRFLLISTHYRSKLNFSTDRIAEASANIRKIQNCLDRLLDLEPDIKTDFYFPFSIPLMQTWKKEFEESLADDLNISKALAVVFESVKQINSFLDTNQSDSKQRIEYIQILAYYNRILGVLNFESKKDLLDSEIDSLIEERQIARKNKDFARSDAIRDQLLAQGILIEDTKEGIRWRKK, encoded by the coding sequence ATGATAGAAATCCAATTTTACAATTCACTTTCGGGTAAAAAGGAAAAATTCTCCCCTTCCGATCCAAATCGTGTAACCGTATATTCCTGTGGACCAACTGTTTATAATTTCGCTCATATAGGAAATCTACGAGCCTTTCTTTTTGTAGATGTTTTACGTAGATCCCTTAAATTATTAGGGTATGGAGTGGATATGACCATGAACATCACGGATATAGACGACAAGATCATCCGTGATTCAATTGCATCTAAAAAAAATATCTCAGAATTTACCACACCTTGGACAAAAGCATTCTTCGAAGATTTAAAAACAGTTTCCGCTGAAATTTTAGAACACTATCCCAAAGCAACGGATTCTATTCCTGAGATGGTGGACATCATTCAAAAACTACAAAAAAAAGGATTCGTCTATGAAAAAGACGAAAACCTTTATTTTTCGATTCAGAAGTTTTCAAACTACGGAAAACTCAGTAAGATAGATACCTCCGGAATGAAAACAGGAACTCGTTATGATACGGACGAATACGAAAAAGAAGACGTAAGAGACTTCGTTCTTTGGAAAAGTCCTAAATTAGAAGGAGAAACTTCTTGGAACACGTTAGTCGGAACTGGTCGTCCAGGATGGCATTTAGAATGTTCCGCCATGATTCGAAAAGTATATGAAAGCGGAGTGGACATTCACACCGGCGGAGTGGATCTTTTATTCCCTCATCATGAAAACGAAATCGCCCAATCCGAAGGAGCTTTTCCGGAGGAATCTTTTGTAAAAACCTGGCTTCATTCGGAACACCTTCTCGTGGACGGTCAAAAAATGTCCAAGAGCAAAGGAAACTTTTACACGTTACGCGATCTTATTCAACAAGGTTTAGATCCTAAGGCGATCCGTTTTCTTTTGATCTCCACACATTATCGTTCTAAGCTGAATTTTTCAACCGACAGAATCGCTGAAGCTTCCGCAAATATCCGTAAAATCCAAAACTGCTTAGATCGTCTTTTAGATTTAGAACCAGATATAAAAACGGATTTTTACTTTCCATTTTCGATCCCACTTATGCAGACTTGGAAAAAAGAATTTGAAGAATCTTTGGCAGACGACTTAAACATTTCCAAAGCTTTGGCGGTTGTTTTCGAATCTGTAAAACAGATCAATTCCTTTTTGGATACGAACCAATCTGATTCCAAACAAAGAATCGAATACATTCAAATTCTTGCATATTATAATCGTATTTTAGGAGTTCTCAATTTTGAATCTAAAAAGGATTTGCTCGATTCTGAAATCGATTCTCTGATCGAAGAAAGACAGATCGCCAGAAAAAACAAGGATTTTGCAAGATCCGACGCGATTCGGGATCAGCTTTTAGCACAAGGAATTTTGATAGAGGATACAAAAGAAGGAATCCGCTGGAGGAAAAAATAG
- a CDS encoding acetylxylan esterase, translated as MAISFDECFQTYPELHSPSDLEEFWSEAIRDLKNFPIKKQSKALLKGSIIKETIYDVSFQSWENAILTGTLVIPRKRGDLPVVVYFHDYGKDRPGIIKGLTETGVAQLILDLRGHGSQLIRPLLKEGELPDPDWTPGYFTKGLDGKDSFYMKGLYLDVIRAVEFLRLTDGIDGDKIILAGKSMGASLAAFGASFTNRIKGLILETPNFCHIDDNQLNLDKGWMKEINIQLNSFKTKKNAMKKSLAYYDSINFSKKIKVPTLVSVGMEDKISHPKSIFAFFNHLNCDKRMQVYPTEGNEAGFKDEKQNGANLEFVREIFFPE; from the coding sequence ATGGCGATCAGTTTTGACGAATGTTTTCAAACCTATCCGGAGCTTCATAGTCCGAGTGATCTAGAAGAATTTTGGTCCGAAGCAATCCGAGATTTAAAAAACTTTCCGATTAAAAAACAATCTAAGGCACTTCTCAAAGGTTCGATTATTAAGGAAACCATCTATGATGTTTCCTTTCAATCTTGGGAAAATGCAATCCTTACCGGAACCTTAGTCATTCCTCGAAAAAGAGGGGATCTCCCTGTAGTAGTTTATTTTCACGACTACGGAAAAGATAGACCCGGTATCATCAAAGGACTTACGGAAACTGGAGTCGCTCAACTCATTTTAGATCTGAGAGGTCACGGTTCTCAATTGATTCGCCCCTTACTCAAAGAAGGAGAACTCCCCGATCCGGATTGGACCCCCGGTTATTTTACAAAGGGTTTAGACGGAAAAGATTCTTTTTATATGAAAGGATTGTATTTAGACGTGATCCGAGCCGTGGAATTTTTAAGACTTACGGACGGTATCGACGGGGATAAAATTATTCTAGCCGGAAAATCAATGGGAGCGTCTCTGGCCGCCTTCGGTGCCTCCTTTACCAATCGGATCAAAGGACTCATATTAGAAACTCCTAATTTTTGTCATATAGACGACAACCAGCTCAATCTAGACAAAGGTTGGATGAAAGAAATCAATATCCAGCTAAACAGCTTTAAAACCAAAAAAAACGCGATGAAAAAAAGTTTAGCATATTATGATAGTATAAACTTTTCCAAAAAAATCAAGGTTCCTACTCTGGTTTCAGTTGGAATGGAAGATAAAATTTCGCATCCTAAATCTATTTTTGCTTTTTTTAACCACCTAAACTGCGATAAAAGAATGCAGGTTTATCCTACGGAAGGAAACGAAGCAGGTTTCAAAGACGAAAAACAAAACGGCGCCAACCTGGAATTTGTGAGGGAAATTTTCTTTCCCGAATGA
- a CDS encoding DUF1176 domain-containing protein: protein MYSHILKSKRFILILLCCAILIFVGVKIFISEKEWITQKSGFKRTSIHWPKDCDFIAHIPEERNKYPELICADALDQLRAQLPNDCQYNELALDEDGIMSYHLYADFLRYSPIQFFPLSEGKFLVELLCLSTTYNRYNVYFIYDENFIPAKTKILTFQTFNFEEKNGFVRKESFESQSIVRFFKPESKEFVSFIKMRGMGDCGTYFRYGLSETEKPILKEVRVKLECDGLYSYSADDIPLKWTEISVEPSFWNRLFGVN from the coding sequence GTGTATTCTCATATTTTAAAATCTAAACGATTTATTTTGATTCTTCTTTGTTGTGCGATTTTAATTTTCGTAGGAGTCAAAATTTTTATCAGTGAAAAAGAATGGATTACTCAAAAATCCGGATTTAAAAGAACTTCTATTCACTGGCCAAAGGACTGTGATTTTATTGCTCATATTCCAGAAGAAAGAAATAAGTATCCAGAATTAATTTGTGCGGATGCTCTGGATCAATTAAGGGCGCAACTTCCGAATGACTGTCAATACAATGAACTTGCATTAGATGAAGATGGTATTATGAGTTATCACCTATACGCAGATTTTCTACGTTATTCACCGATTCAATTTTTTCCGCTTTCCGAAGGTAAATTTTTAGTAGAGTTATTATGTTTATCTACAACTTACAATCGTTATAACGTTTATTTTATATACGATGAAAATTTCATTCCTGCAAAAACTAAAATCTTAACGTTTCAAACCTTTAACTTTGAAGAGAAAAATGGATTTGTTCGTAAGGAAAGTTTTGAAAGTCAAAGTATTGTAAGATTTTTTAAACCAGAGTCTAAGGAGTTTGTATCTTTTATAAAAATGAGAGGAATGGGTGATTGTGGAACGTATTTTCGTTACGGTCTTTCCGAAACTGAAAAGCCGATTCTTAAGGAGGTTCGCGTTAAATTAGAGTGTGATGGATTGTATTCTTATTCAGCGGATGATATTCCACTTAAGTGGACTGAAATTTCTGTAGAACCATCATTTTGGAACAGGCTTTTTGGGGTAAATTAG
- the asnS gene encoding asparagine--tRNA ligase — MSETPIVSNHDLKKHVDQKVVIQGWVHGIRGSNARQFLSLRNSGKILQVLAEKEILGEEIFQTVKHLRQETSVTVTGKLVKNEKSPIGFELVMESLQVVGESENYPITPKEHGIDFLISQRHLWLRSSKQLAILRVRDNLSFAIRKYFHERDFLLIDTPILTGSVGESAGTLFSTEYFDLGNAYLAQTGQLYLETAIFAHNKVFCYGPTFRAEKSKTRRHLTEFWMVEAEVAFAVHSENLKLQENFVKTVIKETVQNSFQDLKVLERDPAPLLAYLEKDFPVIDYTKALEILQSKGEDIVWGDDINSEREQMLTTEFGGPVFIQKYPREAKAFYMKVNPEDPRTVLNADLIAPDGVGEIIGGSEREENYENIVHRLKEEKLPVESYDWYLDLRKYGSVPHSGFGLGSERLIAWICGLAHVRECIPFPRMMERLYP; from the coding sequence ATGTCTGAAACTCCAATCGTAAGTAATCATGATTTAAAAAAACACGTAGATCAAAAGGTGGTCATCCAAGGTTGGGTGCACGGAATCCGAGGAAGCAACGCTAGACAGTTTCTTTCTCTTAGAAACAGTGGAAAAATTTTACAGGTGCTTGCGGAAAAGGAAATTCTAGGAGAAGAAATTTTTCAAACTGTAAAACATCTCCGTCAGGAAACTTCCGTAACCGTGACTGGAAAGTTGGTCAAAAATGAAAAGTCTCCGATCGGATTCGAACTAGTAATGGAATCGCTTCAAGTTGTAGGAGAGTCCGAAAATTATCCGATCACTCCGAAAGAACACGGAATTGATTTTTTAATTTCTCAAAGACATCTTTGGTTGCGCTCTTCGAAACAATTGGCGATTCTAAGAGTGAGGGACAATCTTTCTTTTGCGATTCGGAAATACTTTCATGAAAGAGATTTTTTACTGATAGATACTCCGATCCTTACCGGATCCGTGGGAGAGAGTGCGGGAACATTATTTTCTACGGAATACTTCGATTTAGGAAACGCTTATCTAGCACAAACAGGACAACTCTATTTGGAAACTGCAATTTTTGCGCATAACAAAGTATTTTGTTACGGCCCTACGTTTCGTGCGGAAAAGAGTAAAACTAGAAGACATTTGACTGAGTTTTGGATGGTGGAAGCCGAAGTGGCATTTGCAGTACATTCAGAAAACCTAAAGTTACAAGAGAACTTTGTAAAGACGGTCATTAAAGAAACGGTTCAAAATTCATTCCAAGATTTGAAGGTATTGGAAAGAGATCCGGCTCCATTACTTGCGTATTTAGAAAAAGATTTTCCAGTGATCGATTATACAAAGGCACTTGAGATTCTACAGTCCAAAGGAGAGGATATAGTTTGGGGGGACGATATTAATTCCGAGAGAGAACAAATGCTGACGACGGAATTTGGAGGTCCGGTTTTTATCCAAAAATACCCAAGAGAGGCAAAAGCATTTTATATGAAGGTCAACCCGGAAGATCCTAGGACTGTGTTAAACGCGGATCTAATCGCACCGGATGGGGTGGGGGAGATAATCGGTGGTTCTGAAAGAGAAGAAAATTACGAAAATATTGTACACAGGCTCAAAGAGGAAAAGCTACCTGTGGAATCTTATGACTGGTATTTGGATTTGAGAAAATACGGATCTGTTCCACATTCCGGTTTTGGTTTGGGTTCGGAAAGATTGATCGCATGGATCTGTGGACTGGCACATGTAAGGGAATGTATTCCATTTCCGAGGATGATGGAACGACTTTATCCTTAA
- a CDS encoding tetratricopeptide repeat protein, which yields MGQNLAVSNPSSIEETAWELFETGSYEEVIEIAKKNPNHVFLNHLSGIAGFESGSNYEINYFLKGSSVLTPLLEAYLLKEAGKSREAAKKYLTYFKSSSVPISYSILKTGILVSEDAVDFKTVLDLISVYKIRFSDDSFCKSEFFSNYHLRNYKEAIQVFAENVKRLSEERDVMGALGLAFVYMGKFDEAKSVLEKIPGYEELPTFDEKKKEFSEKIASIPKMEAKRKSLSMQELIDLGFAYLFSENFKKAEEVFSELVAAHS from the coding sequence ATGGGTCAGAATTTAGCAGTATCCAATCCGTCTTCTATTGAAGAAACCGCTTGGGAATTATTTGAAACGGGTTCTTATGAAGAAGTGATCGAGATTGCAAAAAAAAATCCGAATCATGTTTTTTTAAATCATTTGAGTGGGATTGCAGGGTTTGAATCTGGCTCCAATTACGAAATCAACTATTTTCTAAAGGGTTCCTCAGTTTTAACCCCTCTTCTAGAAGCGTATCTTTTGAAAGAAGCCGGAAAGTCCAGGGAAGCGGCCAAAAAGTATCTAACGTATTTTAAATCTTCTTCGGTTCCAATTTCGTATTCGATTTTGAAAACGGGAATTTTAGTAAGCGAAGACGCTGTGGATTTCAAAACCGTTTTGGATCTGATCTCCGTTTACAAGATTCGTTTTTCGGACGATTCTTTTTGTAAGTCTGAATTTTTTTCCAACTATCATCTTAGAAATTATAAAGAGGCCATTCAAGTTTTTGCGGAGAATGTAAAACGCCTTTCGGAAGAAAGAGACGTTATGGGTGCATTGGGGCTTGCTTTTGTTTATATGGGAAAATTCGACGAAGCAAAATCGGTTCTCGAAAAAATCCCAGGTTATGAAGAACTTCCAACGTTTGACGAAAAGAAAAAAGAATTTTCAGAAAAAATTGCGAGTATTCCTAAAATGGAAGCGAAACGAAAGTCACTTTCGATGCAGGAATTGATCGATTTAGGTTTTGCTTATCTTTTTTCAGAAAATTTTAAAAAGGCAGAAGAAGTTTTTAGCGAGTTGGTTGCGGCTCATTCGTAA
- a CDS encoding ATP-dependent DNA helicase yields MNRSLEYFDKLSSLWDDFEPRKVQIQLSQKIEDSLYNGTHLIAEAGTGVGKSLAYLIPAALISIEIEEPVVISTETKSLQQQLLSKDIPMVSKILGIDLKAEVAMGASNYVCKRKMNHVFRDGTFGPEMIPHLNSFNQWIQTTESGRKQEFNGTASYDFWNKITRETDNCLGRNCPNFSHSFYFLEREKWKRSNILIINHHLLAAHIASDFKILPEFSRIILDEAHNFPDIIGSSFRREIRSLEIQKLLQQIWLPNKNSGVAVSIESSPLKDLVTQAGEALTIFFNSLSGEVPLNFYSPQRIKRPLKLDRGKFAGILFEIVEILQRHLSKLSKDNDDFTEKESALVLEMLAGRLDEVASSLETFRQVDDTNLVYWIEPPDQNSKEIYYKICMEPLSPDEIIRDQFASRMQSIVFTSATLSTSGNDFKYFQKKIGNLNTSNLSVPSPFPYQKNALLYVPKEIRDPVADPDGYHADLAKQILWLIELTQGNTFVLFTSFKSLKLVYDAIRPHTDLPLFSQSDLGPDGAKQMYLQTPDSVLFGVSTFWQGIDIRGDKLKSVIIAKLPFQVPNDPVLETKSEKLKESGGNPFAELQLPYACTVLKQGFGRLIRSGTDTGIVSILDPRMFTKTYGKDLLKSLPPAKLIQNREDLRREFDNLPK; encoded by the coding sequence TTGAACCGTTCTTTAGAATATTTTGATAAACTTTCTTCTCTTTGGGATGATTTTGAACCTAGAAAAGTACAAATCCAACTTTCTCAAAAAATTGAAGATTCCCTTTATAACGGAACCCATCTAATCGCAGAGGCTGGCACCGGAGTCGGTAAATCACTCGCTTACTTGATTCCCGCCGCTCTCATTTCAATCGAAATAGAAGAACCAGTGGTTATTTCCACAGAGACTAAATCCCTCCAACAACAACTTCTTTCCAAAGACATTCCTATGGTTTCTAAAATTTTAGGAATCGATCTAAAAGCAGAAGTAGCCATGGGCGCTTCTAACTACGTTTGCAAACGTAAAATGAATCACGTTTTCAGAGATGGAACCTTTGGTCCGGAAATGATTCCTCATCTAAATTCTTTCAATCAATGGATTCAAACCACCGAGTCCGGTCGAAAACAGGAATTTAATGGTACCGCTTCTTACGATTTTTGGAATAAAATTACAAGAGAAACGGACAACTGTTTAGGAAGAAATTGTCCTAACTTTTCTCATTCCTTTTATTTTTTAGAAAGAGAAAAATGGAAACGTTCCAACATTCTAATTATCAATCATCATCTTTTAGCGGCTCATATCGCAAGTGATTTTAAAATTCTTCCCGAATTCAGTAGGATTATCTTAGACGAAGCGCATAACTTTCCGGATATTATTGGTTCTTCTTTCCGAAGAGAAATTCGTTCTTTAGAAATTCAAAAACTTCTACAACAAATCTGGCTTCCGAATAAAAATTCCGGTGTTGCCGTTTCCATCGAATCCAGCCCTCTTAAAGATTTAGTCACACAGGCCGGGGAAGCTCTGACCATCTTTTTCAACTCTCTTTCTGGAGAAGTTCCTCTTAATTTTTACAGTCCTCAAAGAATCAAAAGACCTCTGAAATTAGATCGAGGCAAGTTTGCTGGAATTCTTTTTGAAATCGTAGAAATTCTGCAGAGACACCTTTCTAAGTTGTCCAAGGATAACGACGACTTCACCGAAAAAGAATCCGCACTCGTCTTAGAGATGTTAGCTGGAAGATTAGACGAAGTAGCTTCCAGTTTAGAAACTTTTAGACAAGTTGACGATACAAATCTCGTATATTGGATTGAACCTCCTGACCAAAATTCAAAAGAAATCTATTATAAAATTTGTATGGAACCTTTAAGTCCGGATGAGATCATCCGAGATCAATTCGCTTCTAGAATGCAATCGATCGTTTTTACTTCTGCCACCCTTTCCACTTCCGGAAACGATTTTAAATACTTTCAGAAAAAAATTGGCAATCTCAATACTTCCAATCTTTCCGTTCCTTCTCCATTTCCGTATCAAAAAAATGCTCTTTTATATGTTCCGAAAGAAATCAGAGATCCGGTTGCAGATCCAGACGGTTATCACGCTGATTTGGCAAAACAAATTCTCTGGCTCATTGAATTAACTCAAGGAAATACATTCGTACTTTTTACTTCTTTTAAGTCTTTAAAACTGGTTTACGATGCCATTCGTCCTCATACGGATCTGCCTTTATTTTCTCAATCCGACCTAGGGCCGGATGGTGCAAAACAAATGTATCTACAAACTCCAGATAGTGTTCTGTTTGGAGTTTCCACTTTCTGGCAGGGAATTGATATTCGAGGAGATAAACTCAAATCGGTCATCATCGCTAAACTTCCGTTTCAAGTTCCAAACGATCCTGTTTTAGAAACCAAAAGCGAAAAGTTAAAAGAATCCGGTGGAAATCCGTTCGCAGAACTACAACTCCCTTATGCCTGTACAGTTCTCAAACAAGGTTTTGGTCGTTTGATTCGTTCCGGAACGGATACTGGTATTGTTTCTATTTTAGATCCTAGAATGTTCACAAAAACGTATGGAAAAGATCTTTTAAAATCTCTTCCTCCCGCTAAACTGATCCAGAATCGAGAAGATTTAAGAAGAGAATTTGATAATCTGCCGAAATAA
- the folD gene encoding bifunctional methylenetetrahydrofolate dehydrogenase/methenyltetrahydrofolate cyclohydrolase FolD produces MNPVLLDGKKLSEKIKEEIRSAIEERKTKNLRIPKLATILVGNNPASETYVSMKVKACHSVGMGSEMIRLREQTTTKELLDVIDKLNSDPNVDGILLQHPTPSGIDERAAFDRIALHKDVDGVTTLSFGKLSMGVETYLPCTPYGMVLLLKEYGIDVVGKNAVVVGRSPILGKPMAMLLTEMNATVTLCHSKTQNLPEIVRNADIIVGAVGKPEFIKADWISNGAILLDAGYNPGNIGDIEISKAKDRSSFYTPVPGGVGPMTIAVLLLQTLYSAKEHFTPPVK; encoded by the coding sequence ATGAATCCGGTTCTTTTAGATGGAAAAAAACTTTCCGAAAAAATTAAGGAAGAAATTCGTTCTGCAATTGAAGAACGAAAAACTAAAAATCTTAGAATTCCAAAACTGGCCACAATTCTAGTAGGAAACAATCCAGCTTCCGAAACCTACGTTTCCATGAAAGTCAAAGCCTGTCATTCTGTAGGAATGGGTTCGGAAATGATCCGTCTTAGAGAACAAACCACCACCAAAGAGTTGTTAGATGTTATAGATAAACTCAACTCAGATCCCAATGTGGATGGAATTCTTCTTCAACATCCTACTCCTTCCGGAATCGACGAAAGAGCTGCATTTGATCGGATTGCTCTTCATAAGGACGTGGACGGAGTGACCACTCTTTCTTTCGGAAAACTTTCCATGGGAGTGGAAACCTATCTACCTTGTACTCCTTACGGTATGGTTCTTTTATTAAAAGAATATGGAATCGATGTGGTAGGAAAAAACGCAGTAGTCGTAGGTCGTTCTCCTATTTTAGGAAAACCGATGGCAATGCTTCTTACCGAAATGAATGCAACTGTCACACTCTGTCATTCTAAAACCCAGAATCTCCCGGAGATCGTTCGTAACGCAGACATCATCGTAGGCGCAGTAGGCAAACCTGAATTTATCAAAGCGGATTGGATTTCTAACGGCGCCATTCTTTTAGACGCAGGTTATAATCCAGGCAATATAGGAGACATTGAAATTTCCAAAGCAAAAGATCGTTCTTCTTTTTATACTCCCGTTCCAGGTGGAGTTGGCCCTATGACAATTGCAGTGCTTTTATTACAGACTCTTTATTCTGCAAAAGAACACTTTACACCACCGGTAAAGTGA
- a CDS encoding DUF1564 domain-containing protein — protein MDILLLDDGQKIESALVEDSFGTDSLLVPDIYWNRLNFQERKALRSKLPFLLRKYIEADRFYETSFMIRAGKIKYNRCVGKMKKFSIRVHTGVWATLGVLAAAHGVSRCYLFNYMLWLEDLGGKEDFFVKSLNPGVPSFHWTYKMIWKIDRRQNLISRELQFEPNPMTNKYPYYLKE, from the coding sequence ATGGATATTCTTTTATTGGATGACGGTCAAAAAATTGAATCTGCTTTGGTAGAAGATTCGTTTGGAACGGATTCTCTTTTGGTTCCAGATATTTATTGGAATCGTTTGAATTTTCAAGAAAGAAAAGCTCTTCGGAGTAAACTTCCTTTTTTATTGAGGAAATATATCGAAGCAGATCGCTTCTATGAAACGTCCTTCATGATACGGGCGGGTAAAATCAAATACAATCGGTGCGTTGGTAAAATGAAAAAGTTTAGTATTCGGGTTCATACTGGTGTTTGGGCGACTTTAGGTGTTTTAGCGGCGGCTCATGGTGTTTCGAGATGTTATCTTTTTAATTATATGCTTTGGTTGGAGGACCTGGGTGGAAAGGAGGATTTTTTTGTGAAAAGTTTAAACCCAGGAGTTCCTAGCTTTCACTGGACTTACAAAATGATCTGGAAAATTGACAGGAGACAAAATCTCATTTCGAGAGAATTACAATTTGAACCAAACCCAATGACGAATAAATATCCATACTATCTAAAAGAATAA
- a CDS encoding esterase/lipase family protein has protein sequence MKSSRIFFHFLILFLFLGLFLHCNNSSWDKLKPSKNKNTVEELLKTLTVLFWGEFNHELYKFIPIPFVTLKSQFNSDQFAVATSESKENKPKIVLIHGWDFQEKNSDPPTDKFAKVANIRETWDDVLEMYSQNISGVQNYELYTFTYRTSDYIENNGKRLIDKLNSVFTSEDKVILLSHSMGGLVSRSALYHSNNTKDVIDFIISLGTPYLGSPFASTSYQGNFGTLGELMAFLTGTEGGKDLAYTNALGTFYQVPINELIGGAFNPYLERLLEESSKDSRITAFYGEMNVCNNHPGSESVYIIGCNFLSNGSPSFANKSDGIVTSTSGKMSSKLQGTRQFSKNLDHSQLSFRNHVNTTSRNSYFNEVLSIINSL, from the coding sequence ATGAAATCATCCCGAATTTTCTTTCATTTCCTTATCCTCTTTCTTTTTCTGGGTTTGTTTTTACATTGTAACAACTCTTCTTGGGATAAACTAAAACCTTCTAAAAATAAAAACACAGTAGAAGAGTTATTAAAAACTTTGACTGTCTTATTTTGGGGAGAATTCAATCACGAACTTTATAAATTCATTCCGATCCCTTTTGTAACTTTAAAAAGTCAATTTAACTCGGACCAATTTGCAGTGGCCACTTCGGAATCCAAAGAAAATAAACCAAAAATTGTTTTAATTCACGGCTGGGATTTTCAAGAAAAAAACTCCGATCCCCCCACAGATAAATTTGCGAAAGTAGCCAATATTAGAGAAACCTGGGATGATGTATTAGAAATGTATTCTCAAAATATTTCCGGAGTTCAAAACTACGAACTTTATACGTTTACGTATAGAACCTCCGATTATATAGAGAACAACGGAAAAAGGCTTATCGATAAACTCAATTCGGTTTTTACTTCCGAGGACAAGGTAATTCTACTCTCTCATTCCATGGGAGGTCTTGTAAGTAGATCTGCTCTTTATCACTCAAACAATACAAAAGACGTCATTGATTTTATAATCAGTTTAGGAACTCCTTATCTAGGTTCTCCTTTTGCTTCCACTAGTTATCAAGGAAATTTTGGAACGTTAGGCGAACTTATGGCGTTCTTAACCGGTACAGAAGGAGGAAAGGATCTAGCTTACACAAATGCGTTAGGCACATTTTATCAGGTTCCGATCAATGAACTTATTGGCGGAGCATTCAATCCGTATTTAGAAAGACTTCTTGAAGAATCTTCTAAAGATTCAAGGATAACTGCGTTTTATGGAGAAATGAATGTATGCAATAATCATCCCGGTTCAGAGTCAGTTTATATCATCGGATGTAATTTTTTATCCAACGGAAGTCCTAGTTTTGCAAACAAAAGCGACGGAATTGTGACTTCTACAAGTGGTAAGATGTCTTCTAAACTCCAGGGAACCAGACAATTTTCCAAGAATTTGGATCACTCTCAGCTTTCTTTTCGTAATCACGTAAATACAACTTCTAGAAACTCGTATTTCAACGAAGTTTTATCCATAATAAACTCTTTGTAA
- the rlmB gene encoding 23S rRNA (guanosine(2251)-2'-O)-methyltransferase RlmB gives MEEKIAKPEYIFGKRTLIELTEANLGKEHSFPFIQLYVKENPGTEIIEKILNKIPSFVQVHKVNVSKLDSLVPGRNHQGIVALKVPSKQTTFDKKNLEEFLSEKPGAFLILDRIQDPGNLGNILRTAECFGITNIILPERESAGITPVVEKVASGALSFLKIFTVKNLANTLELLKENGYWIVSTSDRGTEDWSKLPDLNELAILMGNEGEGIKRILMEKSDFVLRIPIHGNLSSLNVTVATGIVLDRIVNRKSG, from the coding sequence CTGGAGGAAAAAATAGCTAAGCCTGAATACATTTTCGGAAAGAGGACTCTGATTGAACTTACGGAGGCCAACCTAGGAAAGGAACATTCATTTCCTTTTATCCAGTTGTATGTAAAGGAAAATCCAGGCACAGAAATTATAGAAAAAATATTAAACAAAATCCCTTCTTTTGTTCAAGTTCATAAAGTAAACGTTTCTAAATTAGATTCTCTCGTTCCCGGAAGAAATCATCAAGGGATTGTAGCACTAAAAGTTCCTTCTAAACAAACTACATTCGACAAAAAAAATCTGGAAGAATTCCTTTCTGAAAAACCGGGAGCCTTTTTGATTTTAGATCGAATTCAAGATCCTGGAAATTTAGGAAACATACTTAGAACCGCTGAATGTTTCGGAATTACAAACATCATTCTTCCCGAAAGGGAATCCGCGGGAATCACTCCTGTTGTTGAAAAAGTTGCGTCAGGCGCGCTTTCATTTTTAAAAATTTTCACAGTTAAAAATCTTGCCAACACTTTAGAACTTTTAAAAGAAAACGGATATTGGATCGTTTCTACAAGTGATCGTGGAACAGAAGACTGGTCCAAACTACCCGATCTAAATGAACTAGCAATTCTGATGGGAAACGAAGGAGAAGGTATCAAAAGAATTCTTATGGAAAAATCAGACTTCGTGCTTAGAATTCCGATACACGGTAATCTTTCTTCTTTGAATGTGACTGTTGCCACTGGAATTGTTTTAGATAGAATCGTAAATCGTAAGTCCGGATAA